A DNA window from Malus domestica chromosome 12, GDT2T_hap1 contains the following coding sequences:
- the LOC103436382 gene encoding endoribonuclease Dicer homolog 2-like, which translates to MDKDEIRNKSADPLGVEEAKQELGREPSDDEQPRYVPIELVKPPCSNDASVMYHCYLIELKPNFDCDIPVSDIVLGMRNELDCDTIANMNFELQVQRGPLTVNFKHAGDVSLSSEQVLACRRFQITIFKILVDHKLKKLEEVLERFCLGQNHWTESIDYLLLPAERRIHQRSSIIDLESIMSMSSLCNNDSKNSACVNFPQPNNNSHVLLHTQNGMVCTCRIQNSVVYTPHNSILYCITGLLDDLNGNSLMKDNKSLTYKAHYEAKHGINLCFDQQLLLNGRHIFRVQNYLLKCRQQTKKESSDKSVELPPELCAIIMSPISTSNLHSFSLVPSILHRLESLLLAVNLKHMILDHCPQNITIPTIKVLESITTKGCQENYDLESLETLGDSFLKYAASQQLFKTYQNDREGLLSVNKEQIISNLSLGKLGCDRKISGFIREESFDPKKWIIPGDYSGNYFLNEELLFNKRSIYVGGTRKIDTKVVGDVVEALIGAFLSTGGELDAIYFMNWVGIEVDLDHIRYERHLPVQPEKLIDVGHLESLLGYKFCDPSLLVEALSHGSYMPGGYQRLEFLGDAVLDYMITTYFYYKYPGMMSPGFLTDMRSASVNNDCYARSAVKAGLHEHILASDIVHRNIDSTVNNFGLLSTESTFGFESETSFTSVLADIVEALAGAIFIDSGYDKQIVFQSIRRLLEPLVSPETLRLHPGRDFNDYCQKKHYNVQKLVECFQNGEAMVTIEVEAEGVTYKHTSTASNKITARKLAQKQVLRSLKENGL; encoded by the exons ATGGATAAAGACGAAATCCGGAATAAATCTGCTGATCCTCTTGGGGTGGAAGAAGCCAAACAAGAACTTG GGCGTGAACCTTCTGATGATGAACAACCCCGTTATGTCCCAATCGAGCTGGTCAAACCTCCGTGTTCAAATGATGCTAGTGTAATGTATCATTGCTACTTAATTGAGCTGAAACCGAATTTTGATTGCGATATTCCAGTTAGCGATATCGTACTTGGCATGAGAAATGAACTTGATTGTGATACTATTGCAAATATGAATTTTGAATTACAAGTTCAAAGGGGTCCTTTAacagtaaactttaaacatgcTGGAGATGTTAGTCTAAGTTCAGAGCAG GTTCTTGCGTGCAGAAGGTTCCAAATCACAATTTTTAAGATTCTAGTGGATCACAAATTGAAAAAGTTGGAAGAAGTTTTAGAAAGATTTTGTTTGGGACAAAACCATTGGACTGAATCAATTGATTACCTTTTGCTACCGGCAGAAAGGAGGATACACCAGAGATCATCAATCATTGATTTGGAAAGCATTATGTCTATGTCGTCTCTCTGTAACAATGATTCTAAGAATAGTGCTTGTGTAAATTTTCCTCAACCGAACAACAATTCCCATGTTCTGCTACATACCCAAAATGGCATGGTTTGTACTTGCAGGATCCAGAATTCTGTGGTCTATACGCCTCATAACAGTATCCTGTATTGCATCACTGGTCTGTTGGATGACTTGAATGGAAACTCACTGATGAAGGACAACAAATCTCTTACCTACAAAGCCCACTATGAAGCAAA GCATGGGATCAACTTGTGTTTCGATCAACAGTTATTGTTGAATGGGAGACACATTTTTCGGGTACAAAATTATCTTCTGAAGTGCCGACAACAGACCAAAAAAG AATCAAGTGATAAATCTGTTGAATTGCCACCTGAACTTTGCGCTATAATCATGTCACCTATATCAACCAGCAATTTACATTCATTCTCACTTGTTCCGTCCATCTTGCATCGGCTTGAGTCTTTACTACTCGCTGTCAACTTGAAACACATGATTTTGGATCATTGCCCGCAAAATATTACTATCCCAACCATCAAG GTCCTGGAATCTATTACCACAAAAGGTTGCCAAGAGAACTACGATTTGGAATCCTTGGAAACTCTTGGAGATTCCTTTCTTAAGTATGCTGCAAGTCAGCAGCTTTTTAAAACCTATCAAAATGATCGTGAGGGCCTCCTTAGCGTAAATAAGGAACAAATAATTTCTAATCTTTCCCTTGGCAAGCTTGGATGTGACCGTAAAATTTCG GGTTTTATTCGTGAGGAGAGTTTTGATCCGAAAAAGTGGATTATACCTGGAGATTATTCTGGAAATTATTTCTTAAATGAGGAGTTGCTTTTTAATAAAAGAAGCATTTACGTTGGGGGAACAAGGAAGATCGATACTAAAGTTGTTGGAGATGTAGTTGAGGCACTAATCGGTGCATTTCTTAGCACAGGTGGTGAACTAGATGCCATATATTTCATGAACTGGGTTGGTATAGAGGTGGATTTAGACCACATACGATATGAGAGGCACTTACCAGTGCAGCCGGAGAAGCTCATTGATGTCGGACATTTAGAGTCATTGCTTGGCTACAAATTTTGTGATCCTTCTCTTCTCGTGGAAGCACTAAGCCATGGTTCTTACATGCCAGGAGGTTACCAG CGGCTAGAATTTCTTGGTGATGCGGTGTTGGATTATATGATCACTACTTATTTTTACTATAAGTATCCTGGGATGATGTCGCCGGGATTTTTAACTGATATGAGGTCTGCTTCTGTGAACAACGATTGTTATGCACGATCTGCTGTGAAGGCTGGATTGCACGAGCACATTCTTGCTTCGGACATAGTCCACCGAAATATTGACTCTACTGTTAACAATTTTGGATTGCTTTCTACGGAATCAACTTTTGGATTTGAATCTGAGACATCCTTCACAAGT GTACTTGCGGATATTGTTGAGGCTTTAGCAGGAGCAATTTTTATTGATTCTGGATACGATAAACAAATTGTCTTTCAGAGTATACGTCGTCTCTTAGAGCCCTTGGTTTCTCCAGAAACGTTGAGGCTCCATCCTGGAAGAGATTTCAATGATTATTGCCAAAAAAAGCATTATAATGTGCAGAAACTCGTCGAGTGCTTCCAAAATGGTGAGGCTATGGTTACAATAGAGGTTGAAGCGGAAGGGGTCACATACAAGCATACATCAACTGCTTCTAATAAGATAACTGCACGTAAATTAGCTCAAAAACAAGTTTTGAGGTCTCTGAAGGAAAATGGTCTCTGA